The Pantoea nemavictus genome includes a region encoding these proteins:
- a CDS encoding YhdT family protein: MDWRFLQANKEARWSFYLTLAYLAVWGLSAWLGGNEIGLFGLPRWFELSCVFAPLLFIVLCWLMVRVLFRDMSLEDNDGL; the protein is encoded by the coding sequence ATGGATTGGCGTTTTTTGCAAGCAAACAAAGAGGCGCGTTGGTCATTTTATCTGACGCTGGCCTACCTCGCCGTATGGGGGCTTTCTGCCTGGCTGGGCGGCAATGAGATCGGCTTGTTTGGCTTACCACGCTGGTTTGAGCTTTCTTGTGTGTTCGCGCCGCTGCTGTTTATTGTGTTGTGCTGGCTGATGGTGCGCGTGCTATTCCGCGACATGTCGCTGGAGGATAACGATGGACTCTGA